The proteins below come from a single Halobacteriovorax sp. GB3 genomic window:
- the infA gene encoding translation initiation factor IF-1, translating into MSEKDVIEVEGEVTELLPNTKFKVKLPNGHSIIAHISGKMRMHFIKILPGDKVLVEISKYDLTKGRITYRSKGR; encoded by the coding sequence ATGTCAGAAAAAGATGTAATCGAAGTTGAAGGTGAAGTGACTGAACTTCTTCCGAATACTAAGTTTAAAGTTAAGTTACCTAACGGGCATAGTATTATTGCTCACATTTCAGGAAAGATGAGAATGCACTTCATTAAGATTCTACCTGGAGATAAAGTTTTAGTAGAAATCAGTAAGTATGATCTAACTAAAGGTCGTATTACTTATCGTAGTAAGGGTAGATAA
- a CDS encoding adenylate kinase family protein, producing the protein MKPQLILLGAPGSGKGTQAKRLVKEFGYGHISTGDLLRAEIAKNSELGNKVKSIMEAGNLVDDMTVLELLNANCDLATNAYIFDGFPRNGEQSKLLEEHVLKGTATKAVYFKIDFEVLIERITNRRLAPKSGEIYNLISKAPKVAGKCDVSGEDLIHRDDDKEEVVRNRIDVFKKTIEPVLDYYKSLGNLVEIDASGSADTVFGELVKIVNK; encoded by the coding sequence ATGAAGCCACAATTAATTTTACTTGGAGCTCCTGGATCTGGAAAAGGAACTCAAGCTAAAAGGTTAGTTAAAGAATTTGGTTATGGTCATATTTCGACTGGAGACCTACTTAGAGCAGAGATCGCTAAAAACTCTGAGCTTGGTAATAAAGTTAAGTCCATCATGGAGGCGGGAAATCTCGTTGACGATATGACTGTTCTTGAGCTTCTTAACGCTAATTGTGACCTTGCTACAAACGCATATATTTTTGACGGGTTCCCTAGAAATGGGGAACAGTCTAAGCTTCTTGAAGAGCACGTTCTTAAAGGAACAGCTACGAAAGCAGTATATTTTAAAATTGATTTCGAAGTTCTCATTGAGAGAATTACAAATCGTCGACTAGCTCCAAAGAGTGGAGAAATTTACAACCTAATCTCAAAAGCACCAAAGGTTGCAGGTAAATGCGATGTTTCTGGTGAAGATCTAATTCATAGAGATGATGACAAGGAAGAGGTTGTTAGAAACAGAATTGATGTCTTCAAAAAGACTATTGAGCCAGTTCTTGATTATTACAAGAGCCTTGGTAATTTAGTTGAAATTGATGCTTCAGGTTCTGCGGACACAGTCTTTGGCGAGCTTGTTAAAATAGTCAATAAATAA
- the secY gene encoding preprotein translocase subunit SecY, with the protein MSGAQGKLEELKKKIFYTFLLLVVYRMVAQIPVPGVDAQAIQTYFDGSGTGLFDLLNTFTGGSFKRFSVLALGIMPYITTSIIFSLLGEVIPQIQELQEDAEGHKKIQKWTRYATVVLCCIQGYSMAAVFEGFTTATGRVVPDPGMIFRLTTMITLAAGTMFLLWLGERITEFGLENGVSLIIFAGIAVELPSEVIQKLTLYRNGELGGMEILIFLAVIIVSFFIVAFIERSHRSIPVQYAKRVVHNKVYGGTQSLPMRVDTGGVMPPILASSLLMAPLTFANFIPEGSPLKPYFDTIQQSLYPGQMLFNILFALLIVYMTYFYAPIQFKTKKIAEMLQKNNAFIPGIRPGDKTKEYLDNVLNRLSFFGAIFLCVICITPTLITGTQTRFGGTAMLILVSVSVRVMMNIQSFMFADRYENTYKSKGKYNGSNRRF; encoded by the coding sequence ATGTCAGGTGCTCAAGGAAAGCTAGAAGAGCTTAAAAAGAAGATTTTTTACACTTTTCTTTTACTAGTAGTTTACAGAATGGTTGCGCAGATCCCTGTTCCAGGTGTTGATGCACAGGCTATTCAAACTTATTTTGATGGTTCAGGTACTGGTCTTTTTGATCTACTGAACACGTTTACGGGTGGATCTTTCAAGCGTTTCTCTGTACTCGCTCTAGGGATTATGCCTTACATTACGACATCAATTATTTTTAGCTTACTTGGTGAGGTAATTCCTCAGATCCAAGAGCTTCAAGAAGACGCTGAAGGGCACAAGAAGATTCAAAAGTGGACAAGATATGCCACTGTCGTTCTTTGTTGTATCCAAGGTTACAGTATGGCCGCCGTATTCGAAGGCTTTACTACTGCAACTGGACGCGTTGTTCCTGACCCTGGCATGATTTTCCGACTTACTACAATGATTACTCTAGCAGCAGGAACTATGTTCCTGCTCTGGCTAGGGGAAAGAATCACTGAATTTGGTCTTGAAAACGGTGTTTCACTTATTATCTTTGCTGGTATTGCTGTAGAGCTACCATCAGAAGTTATCCAGAAACTAACTCTTTATAGAAATGGAGAGCTTGGTGGAATGGAGATTCTTATTTTCTTGGCCGTTATCATCGTTTCATTCTTTATTGTTGCTTTTATTGAGAGATCTCATAGAAGTATTCCTGTTCAGTACGCTAAGCGTGTTGTGCATAATAAAGTTTACGGTGGAACACAAAGCCTACCGATGAGAGTTGATACAGGTGGTGTTATGCCTCCAATCCTCGCATCTTCACTATTAATGGCACCACTTACTTTTGCGAACTTTATTCCTGAAGGAAGTCCACTTAAGCCATATTTCGATACTATTCAGCAGTCTCTATATCCTGGGCAAATGCTGTTTAATATCCTATTTGCACTACTTATTGTGTATATGACTTACTTCTACGCTCCAATTCAGTTCAAAACTAAGAAGATTGCTGAAATGCTACAGAAGAATAATGCTTTTATTCCTGGGATTAGACCAGGTGATAAAACAAAAGAATACTTAGATAACGTACTTAATAGACTTTCATTCTTCGGAGCGATTTTTCTATGTGTTATCTGTATTACTCCAACTTTAATTACCGGTACACAGACTAGATTCGGTGGAACAGCGATGCTAATCCTTGTTTCTGTTTCAGTTCGTGTAATGATGAATATTCAATCGTTTATGTTTGCTGATCGTTATGAAAATACTTATAAATCAAAAGGTAAGTATAACGGTAGCAATAGAAGGTTTTAG
- the rpmJ gene encoding 50S ribosomal protein L36: protein MKVRASVKPMCKDCTVIKRKGVLRVICKTNPKHKQRQG, encoded by the coding sequence ATGAAAGTTAGAGCATCTGTTAAGCCAATGTGCAAAGACTGTACAGTAATCAAAAGAAAAGGCGTTTTGAGAGTAATCTGTAAGACGAATCCAAAACACAAACAAAGACAAGGTTAA
- the rpsM gene encoding 30S ribosomal protein S13 translates to MARILGVDIPRNKVMRIALQSIYGVGPTVALEVLGKANIDVNKNSTDLSEEEANEIRMILEANYTVEGDLRREVGLNIKRLKDLGCYRGIRHRKSLPVRGQRTSTNARTRKGPAVAIAGKKSIKSMK, encoded by the coding sequence ATGGCAAGAATTCTTGGTGTTGATATTCCTAGAAACAAAGTAATGAGAATTGCGCTTCAATCTATTTATGGGGTTGGACCAACTGTTGCTTTGGAAGTTCTAGGTAAAGCAAATATCGACGTAAACAAAAACTCTACTGACCTATCAGAAGAAGAGGCAAACGAAATCAGAATGATCCTTGAGGCCAATTATACGGTTGAAGGTGATCTAAGAAGAGAAGTTGGTCTAAACATCAAAAGACTGAAAGATTTAGGATGTTACAGAGGTATCCGTCACAGAAAAAGTCTTCCAGTTAGAGGTCAAAGAACATCTACTAACGCAAGAACGAGAAAAGGACCTGCGGTTGCTATCGCTGGTAAGAAATCGATCAAGTCGATGAAGTAG